One region of Cryptosporidium parvum Iowa II chromosome 4, whole genome shotgun sequence genomic DNA includes:
- a CDS encoding BMS1 like GTpase involved in ribosome biogenesis (transcripts identified by EST), whose translation AFTFSGGVKSVQRRVQRTLDITSKREKAPGIDKSNVEDESTPPYIVAVQGPPGVGKTTLIRSLVKNYTKYNLNVIDGTVTLVSSKNRRLTFIECPNDMHGMIDVAKVADLVLLLIDASFSFEMETFEFLNILQVHGFPRVLGVLTHLDKIEDNKTVRKTKKKLKNRFWTEIYNGAKLFYLSGIHNGFYNKTEIRNLSRFIAVQKFENLSWRSSHPYIVSLRIEEINDDDYHQNNKQSSESKNPETSVYFYGFVKGGIMRKNQSVHIPGLGDYLINDIDEFNDPCPLPETSIKKNGTNAGLRVLKTKERNIYAPYCDVGNVQIDSNSMYIHIPDNTVNFTRRKVLFNDDNSDSDSDVENNSHSEGEENLDDDIQDIDESFEEEEEDDDNYYHNDINPKSNSSHSSSESNSEDEEYLPEAVKYVRKLQKSQSVLNKRVNNLSLKLLPSSEVSLENSILYEESSEAGKNKGFSNDDDLMETEYKETNNQSYYSEIKSKNSDNFLFSKNVNYSLKDLVYGRNAKARQVFKKMVSQNNDKSINSKKALFDDDLEDSQDELSSDTDDIGEILDTFRINDVYIYPTKPKSIRELVSYWTEEKYYTLKQEKFITGGIDNSDDEEDHHIDGGLTNKENEASGNTEDINDSINDQNNDSYSNQDNSMMDLESKIFKIGRYVRIRIDNIDKEWIRNRQGITILGTLLPGESVFGNINIRIKKHRWYPKILKSDDVLTFSIGWRRFQSIPLYSIEDRNETRYRMLKYTPEHMHCYCTTYGPIIPCNFGILAIRSSERTSNFRIAATGVSVEMQAKSNIVKKLKLVGEPKKIHKNTAFIHKMFNSDLEVSKFIGAKIQTVSGIRGQVKKAISTHGLFRATFEDKILLSDIVFCKTWVSMTPREFYNPVIDLPTWRRMRTQAELRRELNIPLAIKADSEYVTKQDRPEKKRFNSVPVPSKLEKELPYASKTKNDSKKIKDKNQVAVIKSTFEKRVANLFQRLSTIQKEKTAKRIEKKRIKREINIKRRQPLERIREAKNEERKKRRYALQGIKIDKQRRKLMMKD comes from the coding sequence GCTTTCACATTTTCTGGAGGAGTTAAAAGTGTACAAAGAAGGGTACAAAGAACCCTTGATATAACAtcaaaaagagaaaaagcACCAGGAATTGATAAAAGTAATGTAGAAGATGAGTCTACACCTCCATATATTGTTGCAGTTCAAGGTCCTCCTGGAGTAGGAAAAACAACTTTAATACGTTCTTTGGTGAAAAATTatacaaaatataatttgaatgTAATTGATGGAACTGTTACACTTGTATCATCGAAAAATCGTCGTTTAACATTTATTGAATGCCCAAATGATATGCATGGTATGATAGATGTTGCAAAAGTTGCAGACCTCgtattactattaatagaTGCAAGCTTTTCATTTGAAATGGAAACTTTTGAattcttaaatatattacaaGTACATGGCTTTCCAAGAGTTCTTGGTGTTTTAACCCATTTGgataaaattgaagataataaGACTGTAAGGAAGACAAAAAAGAAGCTTAAAAATAGATTTTGGACTGAAATCTATAATGGAGCTAAATTATTCTATCTAAGCGGAATTCATAATGGTTTCTATAATAAAACTGAAATACGTAATTTATCCAGATTTATTGCAGTTCAAAAGTTTGAAAATCTATCATGGAGAAGTTCACATCCATATATAGTTTCTTTaagaattgaagaaattaatgatgatgattatCATCAAAACAATAAGCAATCTTCTGAATCTAAAAATCCTGAAACAAGTGTCTACTTTTATGGATTTGTTAAGGGTGGAATAATGAGAAAAAACCAAAGTGTTCATATTCCAGGTCTTGGAgattatttgattaatgatattgatgAGTTTAATGATCCATGTCCTTTACCAGAAACTAgtataaaaaagaatggAACTAATGCAGGATTAAGAGTATTAAAGactaaagaaagaaatatttatgcTCCATATTGTGATGTGGGAAACGTTCAGATTGATTCTAACTCTATGTATATTCATATTCCAGACAATACTGTTAATTTTACCAGAAGAAAGGTTCTTTTTAACGATGATAACTCAGATTCAGATTCAGATGTAGAAAACAATTCTCATAGTGAGGGAGAAGAGAATCTAGATGATGATATTCAAGATATTGATGAGTCctttgaagaagaagaagaagatgatgataacTATTATCACAACGACATTAATCCAAAGAGTAATTCTTCACATTCAAGCTCAGAATCTAACTCTGAGGATGAAGAATATCTCCCAGAAGCTGTAAAATATGTTAGAAAACTACAAAAGTCTCAATCTGTTTTAAACAAAAGGGTTAATAATCTATCACTGAAACTACTTCCATCTTCAGAAGTTAGCCTAGAGAACTCTATACTTTATGAAGAAAGTTCTGAAGCTGGTAAAAATAAAGGCTTTAGTAATGATGATGATCTTATGGAAACAGAGTATAAAGAAACTAATAACCAAAGTTATTACTCTGAaattaaaagtaaaaatagTGATAACTTCCTATTCAGTAAAAATgttaattattcattaaagGACTTGGTATACGGACGAAATGCTAAGGCTAGACaagtatttaaaaagatggtttctcaaaataatgataaaagtATTAACTCTAAAAAAGCACTTTTCGATGATGATCTTGAAGATAGCCAAGACGAGTTAAGTTCTGATACAGATGATATCGGTGAAATTCTTGATACTTTCAGAATAAATGATGTTTATATATATCCTACAAAACCTAAATCTATTCGAGAATTAGTAAGTTACTGGACTGAAGAAAAGTACTATACTTTGAAACAAGAAAAATTCATCACGGGTGGAATAGATAATagtgatgatgaagaagatcATCATATTGATGGAGGATTAACaaacaaagaaaatgaagcTTCTGGGAATACtgaagatattaatgattctATCAATGATCAGAATAACGATTCATATTCTAATCAAGATAATTCAATGATGGATCTTGAAagtaaaatttttaaaataggAAGGTATGTTCGTATAagaattgataatattgacaAAGAGTGGATCCGAAATCGTCAAGGGATTACTATTCTAGGAACTTTATTACCAGGAGAATCAGTTTttggtaatattaatattcgAATAAAAAAACATCGTTGGTATCCAAAAATACTAAAATCTGATGATGTATTAACATTTAGTATTGGTTGGAGAAGATTCCAGTCTATACCACTATATTCAATTGAGGATAGAAACGAAACAAGATATAGAATGCTTAAGTATACTCCTGAACACATGCATTGTTACTGTACAACTTATGGTCCTATCATACCATGTAACTTTGGTATATTGGCTATTAGAAGTTCAGAAAGAACAAGTAATTTTAGAATTGCTGCAACAGGAGTATCAGTGGAAATGCAAGcaaaaagtaatattgtTAAGAAATTGAAGCTTGTTGGTGAACCTAAGAAGATACATAAGAATACAGCATTTATTCACAAAATGTTTAATAGCGATTTAGAAGTTTCAAAGTTTATTGGAGCTAAAATTCAAACGGTTAGTGGAATTAGAGGACAAGTTAAAAAAGCTATTAGTACTCATGGACTTTTTAGAGCAACTTTTGAAGATAAAATACTTTTATCAGATATTGTATTTTGTAAAACATGGGTTTCTATGACTCCAAGAGAATTCTATAATCCAGTAATAGATTTACCAACATGGAGAAGAATGAGAACTCAAGCTGAATTAAGaagagaattaaatattcctTTAGCAATTAAAGCAGATTCTGAGTATGTAACTAAACAAGATAGACCTGAAAAGAAGAGATTTAATAGTGTACCAGTACCAagtaaattagaaaaagaattaccATATGCTTCAAAAACAAAGAATGATTCTAAGAAGATAAAAGATAAGAATCAGGTAGCTGTAATAAAGAGTACATTTGAAAAAAGAGTAGCTAATTTATTCCAAAGACTATCAActattcaaaaagaaaagactGCTAAACGTATTGAGAAGAAGAGAATTAAGagagaaattaatattaagagaAGACAACCATTAGAAAGAATAAGAGAAGCCAAGAATGAGGAGAGGAAGAAGAGAAGATATGCATTACAAGGTATAAAGATAGATAAACAGAGAAGAaaattgatgatgaagGATTAA
- a CDS encoding DNA primase small subunit — LNFISYIIIQLDNSRQNNLIQNREFSMTIKSEIDQDEIYLRWQHFKTIDQLKQEIVARTPHKFDIGAIYNIPISEKEISPLGFKPVQRELVFDIDMNDYDDIRTCCQEKTICEKCWLYVTVAIRLIDTSLRQDFGFKHILWLYSGRRGVHCWVCDTKARLLPSEARTAIIDYLTLVTGNENRKKKVNLKTSNNQNGIKSHPFIDRCFNICMQYFDQILENQQIFDHNSIHIEKVLNHLSEDTKVYQTVQNWIQKTSDFTCLEFWDFLSNTLQKSSDKSHLTLLKEIVFAYSYPRLDINVSKDLGHLLKAPFCIHHSTGRLCIPIDTSQNFNFNPKTVPTLTSIRNDYDNNVCQKDIKSNTTTYTIPSSISKYIQFMDNFVDNLIQDTKKEQEEYNIMLQLIH; from the coding sequence CTTAACTTTATTtcttatattattatccaATTAGATAATTCAAGACAAAACAACTTAATTCAAAACAGAGAATTCTCTATGACTATTAAATCTGAAATTGATCAGGATGAAATATATCTCAGATGGCAACATTTCAAAACAATTGATCAACTAAAACAAGAAATTGTTGCAAGAACTCCACATAAATTTGATATTGGAGCAATCTACAATATCCCCATTtctgaaaaagaaatctcCCCTCTTGGATTTAAGCCTGTACAAAGAGAATTAGTCTTTGATATTGATATGAATGATTATGATGATATTCGAACATGTTGTCAAGAGAAAACTATTTGTGAAAAATGTTGGCTTTATGTAACTGTAGCAATTCGTCTTATAGATACTTCTTTAAGACAAGATTTTGGCTTTAAACATATACTTTGGCTTTATTCTGGAAGAAGAGGAGTACATTGTTGGGTTTGTGATACTAAAGCCAGACTTCTACCTTCTGAAGCAAGAACTGCtattattgattatttaacATTAGTTACTGGTAatgaaaatagaaaaaagaaagttaatttaaagacttcaaataatcaaaatggGATTAAATCTCATCCATTTATAGATAGATGTTTTAATATATGCATGCAATATTTTGATCAAATACTAGAAAACCAACAAATTTTTGATCACAATTCTATTCATATtgaaaaagtattaaatcATCTTTCTGAAGATACTAAAGTATATCAAACTGTTCAAAATTGGATTCAAAAAACATCTGATTTTACATGTCTTGAATTCTGGGATTTTCTTTCTAATACTTTACAAAAATCATCCGATAAATCCCATCTTACTCTTCTTAAAGAAATTGTATTTGCTTATAGTTATCCAAGATTAGATATTAATGTCAGTAAAGATCTTGGACATCTTTTAAAAGCTCCTTTTTGTATTCATCATTCTACTGGTAGACTTTGTATTCCTATTGATACAAgtcaaaattttaattttaatccAAAAACTGTTCCTACACTTACTAGTATTAGAAATGATTATGACAATAATGTTTGtcaaaaagatattaaatcaaatacAACAACTTATACAATACCTTCAAGTATaagtaaatatattcaatttatggataattttgttgataatttaattcaagataCTAAGAAAGAACAAGAAGAATACAATATTATGTTACAactaattcattaa
- a CDS encoding hypothetical protein (similar to undecaprenyl pyrophosphate synthetase), producing the protein MISLIKRVLEIVLTRFLSIFKINHVAIILDGNRRYAKAMGISQLEGHKQGALLIKKILPLFIKLKVKYISMFVFSMENFSRNQENVDDTFNVIKDYILKEGNWLNEKNSKVVISGKIEMLPKELLDTLKDLELKTKENNGIVLNICCAYSWTAELEMASKKYLENYKNVNSNNINQIQDITLSDEKFKSFIYNPEIPFPNILIRTSGETRLSDFLIYQVCHNTRIYFVKTLWPQINPLNILIVILHYVIFYL; encoded by the coding sequence atgatatcattaataaaaagagtATTAGAAATAGTGTTAACTCGTTTTTTAAGCATATTTAAGATCAATCATGtagcaataatattagatGGAAATAGGAGATATGCAAAAGCAATGGGAATATCACAGTTAGAAGGACATAAACAAGGTGCacttttaataaagaaaatattaccACTATTTATAAAGCTAaaagtaaaatatatttcaatgTTTGTTTTTTCAATGGAGAATTTTTCTAGAAATCAAGAAAATGTAGATGATACATTTAATGTAATTAAggattatattttaaaagaaggaaattggttaaatgaaaagaatTCTAAAGTTGTTATTTCTGGGAAAATTGAAATGCTTccaaaagaattattagatactttaaaagatttagaacttaaaacaaaagaaaataatggaattgttcttaatatttgttgTGCTTATTCATGGACAGCAGAATTAGAAATGGCATCAAAAAAGTatcttgaaaattataaaaatgttaattctaataatattaaccAAATTCAAGATATTACTCTTTCTGatgaaaaatttaaatcttttatatataatcCTGAAATACCATTTCCTAATATATTGATAAGAACTTCAGGGGAAACACGTCTTTctgattttttaatttatcaagTTTGTCACAATAcaagaatttattttgttaaaaCTCTTTGGCCTCAAATAAATccattaaatattcttatAGTTATTCTACATTATGTTATATTTTACCTATAg